TCTCGGCGTTGAACTTTATCAATCCCGGGAAGAATCAATACGCGTACAGACTCGACGGAGTGGATCCATCGTGGGTGACAACAACGAGTAACAGACGAATTGCGAGTTATACAGGGTTGGCGCCGGGAGTCTACACGTTTCAGGTGCGCGGGTCGAACAATGACGGCGTGTGGAATGAGAGCGGCATCGTGATCACCGTGATCATTGAGTCGCCCTGGTGGGGCACCTGGACCTTTCGCGGCATTGTAGGACTCCTTGCCATCATCCTCACCGTTGTCGGCATTCGAATCAGAACCCACGTCGTACGCAAGCACGAGCAGGAGAAGACCAACAGTGCCGTGCAGGCAACGTTGGAGTCGCAGGAGGCTGAGAGACAGCGTATCGCCCGCGACCTTCACGACGGAATAGGTCAGCTCCTTGCCGCAGCCGGCATTAATCTCACACGTTTGCGAGACACCATCATCCGTCGGGCAGCTACAGACAAAGATGCTGCGGAACTCTTGGAGCCCCTTGACAAGACCGAGTGGATCTTGCATCGGACAACGAAGGACGTGCGGACGTTGAGTCACGCCCTTGGTATCAGTACGTTGCAGGAGCTCGGACTTACGGCCGCATTGGGCGAACTCATCTCCAACATCTCCGGCAAAGAAGAGACGCGGTTCGATCTTGTGGCCGTGGGACTTGAGGCAAGACTTGCCGAGCCGACCGAGATCGGTTTGTTCCGCATTGCGCAGGAGCTGATAGCCAACGTGTTACGTCACGCAGACGCCACCGAGGCCAGCGTGCAGGTCATGCAGGAGGGCGACGAGCTCCGCCTCACCGTTGAAGACAACGGCATCGGCTTCGACATGTCAACCGCCCAGGCCGGCATGGGTCTGCGCAACATCGCCGCCCGCGCCGCCGCCATCGGCGGCGAGCTGCATTATGATTCGAACGTGGGGCAGGGCACCACGGTTACCGTGGTGGTCCGGCACTTGGTGCCCGGCACCTAGGGTGCCGGGTGCGTGCCGGGAACCTAGGGTGCCGGGTGCGGCTCCGGGAACATTCTGTAGATTTACGTCCCAAGCCCCATGCTCAACATCCTCATCGCTGACGATCACGACATCTTTATCGAAGCGCTCGTTTCGCTGCTGCAAGACTCGTCCGAGATCAATGTTCTTGCGACCGCTTCCACGGGTCAAGACGCTGTGCGTCTGGTAGAAGAGTATCCAGAAGCAGACGTCCTCGTACTCGACATTTCGATGCCAATGATGGACGGTATTGAGGCGCTCACAGAGATCCGAAAGTCGAAGAGCATGATCCCGGTGTTGATGCTCACGCAGGAGTATGCCGGCGGCACGATCTCGCGTGCGATGAAGGCCGGCGCTTCGGGATATGTTCTCAAGACCGCGGGCCGGGATGAGTTCATGCTCGCAATAGCAACCGTTGCCCGCGGCGAAGAGTACATCAGTGATGCCGCAAAGGCATCGCTCATTCAGCGCGTAACGGGAAAGAAAGAGGCCGGCGAGAACATTCCGCTCACCCGCGCCGAGCTTGAAGTGTTACGTCTTGTGGCCAACGGCAAGACAACAAAGGAGATCGCTGAGCAACTCTTCGTCAGCCCCTTCACTGTTGAGACCCATCGCAGGAACCTCCTGCAGAAGCTCAGCCTTAGGAATGCGGCGGCGCTCGTACGATATGCCATCGAGAACGGACTTGCGGATGAGTAGCTTCTTTAAGCGCCTTCTTCAAGCACCTTCTTCAAGCGCCTTCTTTAAGTGCCTCCGTAAGAGTATGGTTTCGTGACATGAGATCATCCGGCAAAAAGCCCCCTATTCAGTCCAATGGCACACTGAAGATGTTCGACGTCGTGATGCTCGTGATCAGTCTCGTGATCGGGATGGGCATTTTTCGGGCGCCGGCCGTTGTTGCATCACGTTCCGGGAATGAAACGATATTCTACCTGGCGTGGATCACGGGTGGCGTGATCGCGATCTGTGGGGCCTTGGCATTTGCGGACATCGGAAGGAGGATGCCGGTAACCGGTGCGTATTACCGGATCTACGCAAAGGCATATCATCCCGTTGTTGCTTTTGCGGTGAATGTGATCATCCTTGTTTCGAACGCGGCGTCTGCAGCCGGAGTTGCGATCATCGGTGCAGAATACGTCGCATCGTGGTTGCCCGGCGTGCACACGAGCATCACAGCCACTGCGATGATCGTTCTTCTGTACGGACTTAACCTTCTCGGACTTCGTACGAGTGCAACGGTTCAGAACGTTCTGATCGGGATCAAGGTCCTGATGTTGTTGTGCATCATCGCCGCGCTTGTTCTCGTTGATGCCGCGCCGACCACAACGGTCTCTTCCGTTCTTCCCGGTAAGGGGCTTTGGGAGTCGTTTGGACTTGCCTTGATCGCGGTGTCCTTTACGTACGGAGGATATCAATCCACGATCAATTTTGGCGGGGAGATCTCTGATAGCACGAGAAAGATGCCCCTTGCCATCGTTCTTGGAGTGTTGATCATCACCACGATCTATCTGTTGGCGAATCTTGCCTACGTTCACGTGTTAGGGTTCGATCAATTAGCCCACTCCACGTCGATCGCGGCGATGGTTGTGGACAGACTCTTCGGTCCTGCCGGGTCCACTCTCCTCTCCATCGTCCTCGTGATCAGCGTCTTTGGCTACGTGAACGTAGCCATGCTCTCAAACCCACGAGTGATCAATGCGATGAGTGAGGATGGTGTGTTGCCGGCTCGACTCTCCTCCACGTCAGGGGGCTTCCGTCACGGATCTCTGATCGCCTTCACACTTCTGAGTGTGCTCTGCGTTTACGTTGGTGAGTCGTTCGAACGGATCTTGAACTACACGATCTTCATCGACGCTATTGGACTTGCCTGCGGCGCCGCCTCGATTTATTGGCTCGCCGGACCCCGGGTACGCCCGCACATCCACATCGCCGTAGGCGTCTTCGTGATGTCATGCGTCTTCACGGCAGTGAACATCATCATGTTTGACACCACGGCGGCGGTGTATGGCCTAGCCTTGTTCGCGGTGGTCATCCTTACGGGGATCGCGATGTTCATCCGCCGCACCCGGCTTCGCACCCGGCACTAAGCGGCACCGTGCCCGGCACCAAGGGTGCCAGCGGCACCAAGGGTGCCAGCGGCACCAAGGGTGCCAGCGGCACCGTGCCCGGCACCAAGGGTGCCGGGCACGGCTTCCCATCGGGCCTTCGTCAACGACCGAGTCGGAAGCTCACTGGCACGAAGACGTGGCACGCCACATTCTGACCGTTGTTGTTGGCCGGTGTAAACTGAATCGAACGTATTCCATCAAGCGCAGCCTGCTCAAGGATCGGATTGTCGCTCTCAACAACGATGGCAGTAACAATGGAACCATCAACACCGATCAACGCCTTCACGAGCACCGTTCCTTCTATTCCGTTCCGTCGCGCAACGTCGGGATACCTCATCGCCATCTTCAGTGCTTGCTCATCGTAGCTCGGCTCCTTCGTCACGACAACGAACTCATCGTCAACGGTATCCTCTTCGATAGGGGGCTCCATCGTAACTGTGGTTCCTGAACCATTCGGATCTCCAACGGGACCACTACCAAGGTCGCCGTTATCTCCGTCCTGCGGAACAACAACGTTCAGCGTTATGATCTCTGGTTCGGCTACCTTTTCAACGCTCTTGTAGGTCTGGCCGGACGGTTTCCGCGCTGAAACGACCTTTGCCTTTGCATCCGTAGAGCCCCCTACCAGATCATTGATGATCTTCAGCTTCCGGTTATCAATAATGCAAATGCTGACATACTCTGTGATCCCCTTCACAATCGGATAGGTTCTCAGCGTAGACGAGTAAGCGGCTATGAGCACGGCCATAACAATAAGTGCTAGGCCATATCCGGAATACGCATCCCGTTTCATATGAACGGCACGGGGCTGATGACGGTATGAGGCATTCATCGCGGGCTCCCTTCGGTGTATGACCTAAGGACGCAATGATGAAACGGATGGTTACACTGCACAACACCCACAACCCGCGCCCGGCACCTAGGGTGCCGGGCGCGACGCTAGGGCGGATTGTGACACTGCCCGGCACCCTTGGTGCCGGGCGCGACGCTAGGAGTGTGACGCTAGACGAGACGCATGTCTGCAAGGTCTTTCGCCAATTCGAGGTCATCGATCTTGGTAGAGTGGATATTCTCCAAGAGGTACGACTCATACTTTTCGGCAGAACCAAATACTTCAATGATAAAGCTGTGCGCTGCCTGGATCAGCGAACGCAGACCAAGAGTTTCTCGAAGATTCGAATACACCCATTCTGCCGGATGCCGAACGAGAGTACCCTTGATCGGATTGTTGTGTATGTATCTGCAAAGACACTTGAAGTATGAATCCGTGGTCACATGCTTCATTTGGTAGCGTCCTTCATAAATCGTCCCAGTTCTCTTTAGCTGCGCATTCACTCGTCGAGAATACTCCCCGCAAAGCATATGCATGAACAGATCGACTCTCCCCTCTGCTTCAACCCGAACCAACAAGTGAAAGTGATTCGGCATGAGACAGACCGCTATGATCACCACATTGCACTTTTCAGCATACACCTGCATCAAAGTCAGAAAGAGATAGTACATCGTTGGCGAGAAGAAAAGAAGCATACGCAAGGCTCCTCGATTGTAGATGTGGTAGCACTCTCCTACTGCGGCGACGGTTTTTCTCTTCGGCATGTCAGTACTCCTGTTTGTGAATTGGATTCCTGACATAGTGCCTGCACGCCATCCGAACGTGACATCCGAATGGTTTACCCGCGCCCGGCACCCTTGGTGCCGGGAACGTTTCACGGAACTGTTTACCCGTACCCGGCACCCTTGGTGCCGGGTACGTTTCACGGAACGGTTTACCCGCGCCCGGCACCCTTGGTGCCGGGCGCGGTACGGTATTGGTATTTTGCGCGATGCTCCGCGCACTCCTCCTCCTCGCCCTCGGGATCTCCATCCCGTCGCTTTGCGTTCTCGCCGGAGATACAACGGAACATCGCCTCATCGGCAATGCGGCCTTCATTGATGCGCTTACGACGAACGAGCAGGTCCGCACGCTCCTCTCCGACAACGACATCACGGAGATCGTTGGGATCGTTGACGGAGCAGGCGGCCCGGATATCCTCCTCACCTATGGCGATGTCTCGCAGATCCTCTCAACTCCCAACACCGATGCACTGACGCTTCTCAAGTCCCTACAATCGGCCGTCCTCAGTCAACAACGAGGCGCAAGGATCTACCTCAACAGCAAAACACTCAACCTTCTTCGATCCCCTGCCGCGCTCTCACACGCAACGGAACTTCATCACCGCGTTACACCAGGTGCCTCGTATGCATCGCAACTGCATGCTATCACGCCTGCTCTTGCTCGACAGTTCCTACCCACGCTCAGGGATCGGTCGGAACAACAGTTCACGTTCACAGCGAATTCCGATACGCTCGATTGGACTCTCCCCGACTCTCTGGATAGGGGGCTCACGGCTCCTGCTATGTATGCACTCTTCCATGCACGTGCTCGCGCACTCCTCCTACATGGCATGAGCCTCGGCAAACGATCCCAACGGTCGCAGTTCGTCAAACTTGCCATGATCACTTCGGCCATCGCCGATCACTTCCTTATTGATCTCTTTGCCAGCGATCACCATATTGCTGACTGTCACCACGCACCGGAAAGCTCTCTTCATTCACCTGTAACGAACTCTTCTCTTGAACAACAAGGATGCGAAGAGTTCTATCGTACTATTGGAATTGCGTTCCGCTTTGCCCACGACCCGACCATGGAGTTCCTCTACGGCGATGGTTGGTTCGATCCGGCTCAGATCTCACGCGCCCAAACAGCGATCGCTACATCTGTAGACGATGTTGCTGCAACGGTGGTCCCGTATCACGACTATGTAGATGACGTGCTTCGCGTGTTCACAGACAAACCGCCATTCCCCGATCCATACGGTCGCGCATTTCTCTACACCCCGGAACCACTCATTGACGAACGGTACGAGAATGCCCGTGTTCTTGCCCGGTCCGTACGCGGTCCGTTCTTTGAGCTGAGCGCACATGCTCTCACAGTTGGACGCACGGTTGGCTATACGATCGATGCCTCGGCAGGCATCATCTACAATCTCTCATCATTCGGACTTCCTCGCTCCCGTTCAGCAGGCTATGAGACAGTAACGGCCTTTGTACCAAGCGTGATGGCAACGTATGGTTTTGCACGCGATAAGTGGTTTGCACTTCTTCGCGCAGGGTTTGGCGTGCAGCTGTTCGACGCGTTGAAGATCGGACTCTCTGCTGGCCCGTCCGTCAGCGCCGTAACAGTATCGGGCGGCGGTCTTCCAATACCCGTCTTCATTGATGCCAATTTCCTCTCCAAACCGCTATCATATCACGTTGGCTTGGAGTTCTTACTCTCTGTTGCCGTAACACAGAACGCCCCGTATGACCTGCGACTCGGCGCAGCATTCGTGTTCTATTAAAAGGGGCTTTCATATGTTCACACCATGATCACTAACCTTCGTATCAAGAATATGGTGTGTTCTCGCTGCAAACGCGTGATCACTGAAGACCTCACGTCGCTCGGCATTCGTGTGGTGGATGTTCGCATCGGTGAAGCCGTTGTTGAGCACGATAGTTCTCTTCCGCTCGATCGCATCAGAGAGATGCTCATCAAGGATGGATTCGATCTTGTTGAGGACCGTACTACCGCCTTGGTGGAACGCGTGAAGGAGCTCATCATCGATCTTGTGCAAGGTGACAGACTGTCCGCCATGCATCTCAAACTCAGTGAATACATCGAACAGGCCACACAACGAGACTATCGATACATCAGCACGGTGTTCTCACAAACAGCTGGATGTACGATCGAGAAGTATCTCATTGCACAGAAGATCGAGCGCATTAAGGAACTCCTCGTCTACGATGAGATGTCACTCACGGATATCGCCTTCACACTTGGCTATAGCAGTGTTGCCTATCTCTCCAATCAATTCAAACAAGAGACCGGCCTGCCCCCTACCACCTTCAAGAAAGAGGCAGTGCAGGCACGAAAAGGTATAGAGACCATTGGTTCGTGATCGAACCTGAAAATCTTACAAGTGCGGTGTGGTGTACCGTAACATAGAGGGTATTGCAAGGGGCTAGGTTGCATCCGTAATCAACGGAGCAATTTTATGCCTACATCATCATCGCCAACCGGGCAACAAAAAGTCAGCATGACGATCACAGGAATGACCTGTGCCTCATGCGCTGTGAACGTCGAAGAAGCACTGCGCAGACTCGACGGAGTGACAGACGTTTCCGTCAACCCGGTCTCTGATAAAGCCCACGTCACCACACAGGGCCCAATAGCGCCCGAACTCCTCACACAGGCCGTGAAGAAGGCCGGATATCGTGCGCAGATCGATGGATCAGGTGGGTCGAACGGATCCACAGATTTCAAACTTCTGGCTCACCAAGATCTCGTTAAGAGATTCTGGATCGTACTGCCATTCAGCGTGGTAACGATGATCCTGGGAATGACGATGTTCTTCCCAACGGTTCAGGAAACAGTGTCCGAACAAACCCTGAATTGGGTCCAACTCCTTCTGACAATCCCGGTTCTTTGGATAGCCGGACGTGAATACGCAGTGGCTGCGTGGAATGCGGGACTGCATCGCACTGCAACGATGGACACGCTAGTGACGATCGGCACGGGCACAGCATTTGTCTACAGCGCTGTAGCCACCATTGCGCCACAGCTGTTTCATGACGCAGGACAACATCCGCACGTCTATTTCGACACAACGGCCACGATCCTTACGCTGATAACACTCGGCAAGGTTCTCGAAGGACGTGCGAAACTTCAGACCTCAGAGGCCATGGCCAGACTCATGGTCCTTCAACCGTCAACAGCTCGCGTTGTACGAACCGGCCTGGAGATAGATCTTCCTATCGACGATGTTGAAGTCGGAGACACGATCATCATCCGCCCGGGCGAACGTATCCCGATAGATGCGCGTGTTCTGTCCGGCTCCACGTCTGTGGATGAATCAATGGTCACTGGTGAAAGCATTCCCGTGACAAAAACCGCCGGAGCTGTGCTCATTGGAGGTACGATCAATAGAACAGGGATCGTCCGGGCTACTGTGATGCGTGTTGGAGCTGATACAACGCTGCGACAGATCATGCAGCTTGTGGAACAGGCACAAAGCAGCAAGGCACCGATCCAGAGGCTTGCCGATCTGATCAGCTCGTGGTTCGTGCCGGCCGTACTCATCATCGCCGTTGCAACGTTTGTAGCGTGGTTCAATGTGTTGCCGATCGACACGCGCCTAGCTGGCGCTCTGATCAATCTCGTTTCCGTTCTCATCATTGCTTGTCCATGCGCTCTTGGCCTTGCAACACCTACAGCCATCATGGTTGGGACAGGAAAGGGAACGGAATCCGGCCTCGTGATTCGCAATGCCGAGGCACTTGAAACAGCTCATCGCGTGACAATGGTGGTTCTTGACAAGACTGGTACGATCACCATTGGCAGACCGACTGTTACCGACTCGTTGATCCATGAGGAACTCGATGCCCTACATCTCATGTCGGCCATCCATTCCATCGAATCAAAAAGCGAGCACCCCCTTGCTGATGCACTTGCCTCCCACACCAGATCACGTGGTGCTACCCTGACTGACGTCTCAGACATCACCGTGGAGCCTGGTTTCGGGATCCGTGCAGTTGTACATGATCATACAATGTTGATCGGGAATGAAGATCTCCTCAACGCTCACAATATCGTTCGGCAACCGTCTTTTTCCGCTACAGAGGGATCGTGGCAACGGTCAGCTCAGACCGTGTTGTTTGTTGCTCAGGACGGCGAACATGTTGCCTCATTTGCAGTATCCGATACTGTTCGACCCACATCTGCTGTAGCCATCGCCTCACTGCAGAACATGGGGCTCCGTGTTGCATTGCTTACCGGCGATGCACGCTCTACAGCTGCTGCTATTGCTGAATCCGTGGGGATCGACGAGGTCTATGCTGAAGTAAAACCTAGTGACAAGATCGACCTGGTCAAACGGTTCCAGTCTGAAGGTGAGTCTGTTGCAATGGTGGGAGATGGCATCAATGATGCTCCTGCGTTGGCTCAGGCAGACGTCGGGATCGCTATCGGCACCGGAACGGACGTAGCGAAAGAAGCGGCGGACATCACGCTGATGAACAGTGATCTGCGAAATGTGCCACATGCCCTTCAGCTTTCACGCGCCACGATGCGGAACATCAAGCAGAATCTCTTCTTTGCCTTCATCTACAATGTTGTTGGGATACCATTGGCGGCCGGACTCTTCGTTCCAAGCCTTGGCATCGCCCTAGATCCGGCCATTGCTGCTGCGGCTATGGGCCTCAGCTCAGTGAGCGTACTTACAAATGCACTTCGTCTTCGTTCATTTTCATTCAAAGGGTAGACTCATGGACACAACACAATGGATCGTCTCCGGTGCGGGACTCGCACTCATTCTGGGGATCGCATTCTTCTTTTTCACTTCATCGAAAGGAGTCGCTATGTCGGCTACTACAGCAAACGGTATCCAAACTCAACACATTGTTGTAAAGGGTGGATACAGTCCGTCAAAGATCAACGTTCATTCGGGAGAACCCGTACGCCTCGTCTTCGAGCGCCACGAGACCTCTCCATGCAGTGAAGAACTTCTCATCCCGGCGTTCGGTATCAAGCGTGATCTCGCGCCGCATGCAAAGACAACCGTGGAATTCACTCCAACAAAGCCCGGAACATATGAGTTTACGTGCGGTATGAACATGCTACGCGGATCCATCACTGTTGAAGCTGCACACCAATGAAAACGTTCATCATCATCACAATCGCGCTCCTCCTTGCCACTAGGCTAGGGTATGGACAGGAGCATGCACATCACGATCATCAACAGCACGATTCTACAGCTCCAACTTCAGCCATCGATCCATCAACAATGATGACCGCCTCAACGTCACTCTCGTTACCGATGACGCGGAATGGTTCGGGAACCGGTTGGCAGCCGGATGATTCTCCGATGTATGCCATTATGAACCATGATCTTGGTGGTTGGCAATTGATGTTGCATGGATCACTCTTCCTTCGTCAGACATGGGTGAACATCAACAACAGCGATAAGCGCTCCGACTCGAAATTCGATGCACCAAACTACGTGATGGCCATGGCTCAACGTCGTATCGGAGAGAATGGACTTCTTAGTCTTCAAGCAATGATCTCGCTGGACCCTCTCACGGTAGGGGGCGCAGGGTATCCATTGCTATTCCAGACCGGAGAATCGTGGGAAGGCAAGCCCCTTGTGGATCACCAACACCCGCACGATCTGTTTGCTTCTCTGGCGGTGGCCTACACCCAGCGTTTGAACGATGATGTTGACGTTACTGCCTACCTCGGCTATCCGGGCGAACCGGCTCTGGGACCAACGGCTTTTATGCACCGTGCTTCAAGCATCTCCAATCCCGACGCTCCTCTAGGACATCACTGGCTGGATGCAACACACATTGTATTCGGTGTTGGAACGATGGGAGTACGCGTTGGACAGTTCAAGGCCGAAGGTTCGATCTTCACGGGTAAGGAGCCTGATGAGAACCGATACAACTTCGATGCACCGTTGTTCGATTCGTATTCATGGCGACTCTCGTGGGCGCCAAGCAGGTATATCACAGCACAGATCTCGCAGGGATATCTGAACGAACCCGAGTTTGGATCCACGACCGATGTGGTTCGAACAACCGCATCGATGCAATTTTCAGCCGGAGATACAGATGCTTGGTGGTCAGGAATGGTAGCCGGTGGCCACAATGATGCCGGGCATGGTCACGAGGAATTCGCAGTACTTGCAGAAGCCGCAGTTGACCTCTCCGGAACAGTACCCTACGTCCGTGCTGAATGGGTCCAGAAGTCTCGCGAGGAACTAGGATTCGACGAGGAAGGGGCTCACGGAGCGATCGAGGACATCACCTCGGTGACACTTGGGATCTCCCGCAGACTCACCACTATCGCGTTGATCGACGTAAGTATTGGCGCCCAAGCAACGGCGAACTTCTTTGCCGCGTCACTGCAAGGTGCCTATGGGACCACACCGATCTCTGCCCAGATCTATCTGCGGCTCACACCAACATTGTTCGGTATGATGTGATACGACATTGAAGCGCGACGGGACGCCGTCGCGCTCTCGTGTCAATACGGGCCGAACTTCATCGTTGCCACACCAAACAACCCCGATACGGTCGAATTGTCATAGGTCTTGTTTCCTACCACGTTAGAATGTTCACTTCAACATTCACAGCGGGCTCAAACACAAAACAGCTCGTGCTGTAGAGGGTGATGCGATCAGAGACTCCAGCTCTAGTCCGCCATATCCGAATGAGATGCCGGTATCGGCCGGACTGCTCTGGTTATGATGCATCATGTCCGTGTATCCGTATCCGCCGCCACCGATCACGAACGTGCGGTTGATCACCCAGCCGCCTCTGCCGCCAAAGAGCACTGCGGTCTCACCATCCATAGCACCGACCTTTACGACAAGAGCACCGAATCCACCATTATGGATCTCACCGGCGGGGATCAGTGTCTGAACGGGATCTACAGGCTTGGTAGTGTCCTGCGCTGCCAAACTGGCATTGCTCTGTAGAGCAAACAATGCCATTACGATAAATGTGAGGATTGATATGGTCCGTGTCATGATGTACCTCGCAGTTGTTCAATCATTATCTGTGTGCAATCTAGGGGGAAAGCGGTAGGTTGTTGAAATGAAGGCCTACGTACTCCTCCTCCTCTTCATGGCTATCGGCATTCTCCCGTGTCGGACCTTGGCACAGCTCGTTGTGCCCGTCTTTTCAGAACCATCTGCCCAGGGGAGATACCATCCCAAACTCACAACGGCACCGGATGGCAGGATCGTACTTACGTTCTCAGAGAAAGAAGGAACAAAGGCACGTTACTATGTTGCCGTTTCTGATAATGCCGGACGCACCTTTACTACACCGCGTTCGATCGGACTAGCGGAGTTCGGTGCAGCTATTCTGCAACGTCAACCATATGTTGTGCTCGACAAGGACAACATCATGCATGTTGTAGTTGAACAGTCGATCGGCAACAACGAACGCGCCCTGCATCACCGGTCATCATCAGACATGGGTGCTACGTGGAGCATGCCCGTGCGGATCTCTGCAGAGCCCCCTGCCCGACCTCAAGACTTTGCAACGATAGCTGTGGACGATGAAGGGGCTATCTACATCAGCTACATTTCGGTGTTGGCCGATGCGTCGGACGAATACACACACATCTTTCTCGTCCGTTCCACCGATGGCGGAAAGACGTGGTCGCGAGAGAGGCGAGTTGACGCCTTCCCTGTGGGAGGTTGTTGCGAGTGTTGTATTCAGAACATCATCGTGGATGCGAAGGGCGATGTTGTGATCGCGTTTCGATCGAACATCATGAACCGACGGGACATCCACATCGTTCGTTCGTCCGACGGCGGGCAGACCTTTTCTGCTGCGCAGCTGATCCAATCAGAACCATGGTTCATCGAAGGTTGTCCGGGCACAGGTCCATCCATTAGATCCGATTCAACCGGAACTCTTCACATCACCTGGCGCGATACGCGTGATGTGGCGTTCGCCGGCAGCTGTTACTACGCAGCTGTTCCTCCGAATTCCACTTCAACACCGATCAACGTTCTTCTCAATCCGCCCCTTGGCACCGATGGCGAATATCCGATCGTAGCAACCGATCCATCCGGCACCTCAGTTGCAATGGTCTACCATTCATTCGACGGGATCTACTACACTGAACGTGAGATGTTGCCCACGCGGCGCACTCTCTCCACGCAGGGACTCAGTAATCCATGCGTTAGCGTTGTATGGCACGGCAACGGGTTCTTATCGATATGGCAAGAACAACGTGAGTCCGGTGCCGATATCGTCTCCTACCGCACGGATGTTGTCTCTTCAGCTGTTGACTCACCGGAATTCGAATCAGTGCAATGTGGTACGATCATCTTTTACGATGTGCAAGGCCGCATTGTTACAGAGAATCACCCCAACCACGTGGTGTTCGGCGTCTGCACCTCCACACCACGTCACCTACACAGGTCACCTAAATAGGTCACCTAAGCCGGCCACCTACACAGGCTACTGGTTCCC
This region of Ignavibacteria bacterium genomic DNA includes:
- a CDS encoding response regulator transcription factor, which encodes MLNILIADDHDIFIEALVSLLQDSSEINVLATASTGQDAVRLVEEYPEADVLVLDISMPMMDGIEALTEIRKSKSMIPVLMLTQEYAGGTISRAMKAGASGYVLKTAGRDEFMLAIATVARGEEYISDAAKASLIQRVTGKKEAGENIPLTRAELEVLRLVANGKTTKEIAEQLFVSPFTVETHRRNLLQKLSLRNAAALVRYAIENGLADE
- a CDS encoding amino acid permease; translated protein: MRSSGKKPPIQSNGTLKMFDVVMLVISLVIGMGIFRAPAVVASRSGNETIFYLAWITGGVIAICGALAFADIGRRMPVTGAYYRIYAKAYHPVVAFAVNVIILVSNAASAAGVAIIGAEYVASWLPGVHTSITATAMIVLLYGLNLLGLRTSATVQNVLIGIKVLMLLCIIAALVLVDAAPTTTVSSVLPGKGLWESFGLALIAVSFTYGGYQSTINFGGEISDSTRKMPLAIVLGVLIITTIYLLANLAYVHVLGFDQLAHSTSIAAMVVDRLFGPAGSTLLSIVLVISVFGYVNVAMLSNPRVINAMSEDGVLPARLSSTSGGFRHGSLIAFTLLSVLCVYVGESFERILNYTIFIDAIGLACGAASIYWLAGPRVRPHIHIAVGVFVMSCVFTAVNIIMFDTTAAVYGLALFAVVILTGIAMFIRRTRLRTRH
- a CDS encoding energy transducer TonB, whose amino-acid sequence is MNASYRHQPRAVHMKRDAYSGYGLALIVMAVLIAAYSSTLRTYPIVKGITEYVSICIIDNRKLKIINDLVGGSTDAKAKVVSARKPSGQTYKSVEKVAEPEIITLNVVVPQDGDNGDLGSGPVGDPNGSGTTVTMEPPIEEDTVDDEFVVVTKEPSYDEQALKMAMRYPDVARRNGIEGTVLVKALIGVDGSIVTAIVVESDNPILEQAALDGIRSIQFTPANNNGQNVACHVFVPVSFRLGR
- a CDS encoding transposase — encoded protein: MPKRKTVAAVGECYHIYNRGALRMLLFFSPTMYYLFLTLMQVYAEKCNVVIIAVCLMPNHFHLLVRVEAEGRVDLFMHMLCGEYSRRVNAQLKRTGTIYEGRYQMKHVTTDSYFKCLCRYIHNNPIKGTLVRHPAEWVYSNLRETLGLRSLIQAAHSFIIEVFGSAEKYESYLLENIHSTKIDDLELAKDLADMRLV
- a CDS encoding helix-turn-helix transcriptional regulator, which codes for MITNLRIKNMVCSRCKRVITEDLTSLGIRVVDVRIGEAVVEHDSSLPLDRIREMLIKDGFDLVEDRTTALVERVKELIIDLVQGDRLSAMHLKLSEYIEQATQRDYRYISTVFSQTAGCTIEKYLIAQKIERIKELLVYDEMSLTDIAFTLGYSSVAYLSNQFKQETGLPPTTFKKEAVQARKGIETIGS
- a CDS encoding copper-translocating P-type ATPase gives rise to the protein MPTSSSPTGQQKVSMTITGMTCASCAVNVEEALRRLDGVTDVSVNPVSDKAHVTTQGPIAPELLTQAVKKAGYRAQIDGSGGSNGSTDFKLLAHQDLVKRFWIVLPFSVVTMILGMTMFFPTVQETVSEQTLNWVQLLLTIPVLWIAGREYAVAAWNAGLHRTATMDTLVTIGTGTAFVYSAVATIAPQLFHDAGQHPHVYFDTTATILTLITLGKVLEGRAKLQTSEAMARLMVLQPSTARVVRTGLEIDLPIDDVEVGDTIIIRPGERIPIDARVLSGSTSVDESMVTGESIPVTKTAGAVLIGGTINRTGIVRATVMRVGADTTLRQIMQLVEQAQSSKAPIQRLADLISSWFVPAVLIIAVATFVAWFNVLPIDTRLAGALINLVSVLIIACPCALGLATPTAIMVGTGKGTESGLVIRNAEALETAHRVTMVVLDKTGTITIGRPTVTDSLIHEELDALHLMSAIHSIESKSEHPLADALASHTRSRGATLTDVSDITVEPGFGIRAVVHDHTMLIGNEDLLNAHNIVRQPSFSATEGSWQRSAQTVLFVAQDGEHVASFAVSDTVRPTSAVAIASLQNMGLRVALLTGDARSTAAAIAESVGIDEVYAEVKPSDKIDLVKRFQSEGESVAMVGDGINDAPALAQADVGIAIGTGTDVAKEAADITLMNSDLRNVPHALQLSRATMRNIKQNLFFAFIYNVVGIPLAAGLFVPSLGIALDPAIAAAAMGLSSVSVLTNALRLRSFSFKG
- a CDS encoding cupredoxin domain-containing protein, encoding MDTTQWIVSGAGLALILGIAFFFFTSSKGVAMSATTANGIQTQHIVVKGGYSPSKINVHSGEPVRLVFERHETSPCSEELLIPAFGIKRDLAPHAKTTVEFTPTKPGTYEFTCGMNMLRGSITVEAAHQ